One region of Streptococcus parasanguinis genomic DNA includes:
- a CDS encoding FTR1 family iron permease, protein MVKHSLNKFLILLGLLALFWTHPVAAESYSDLFIKITDATTAVENKNQDKAKALIAEIQADFESKDHHDSKAGKKVSQALAIKGEVTKNDLTKISSALLAFEKVQNPVDLEAEKDKLVSRLAPYFKNLQDAITAKDLDKTRQTYADLNNTWTRNEAVVRDHSTAYYGKIETAISLLRSSIETEPTDFTNIQSSYDDLKNGIDAFVKGEAISSASTDLTLNDGIKLLEKAQSQFQSGDDKSAAATMKQFITIWPTIEGDVSTTNTSLYTRVESESPVIMVKGKEKAYQEKLQALIRDLSAIDTTASYNAFDAMLILLREGVEALLIVMALVTTLKAAKMRKGLKWVYGGAIAGVLASAAIALVLQVAFPAVSSGTNREIIEGGVGIFAVVMMILIGIWLHSNSSVKQWNAFMDRQMKTVTATGSFVSMFALSFLAVFREGAETILFYVGIIPRITTANFLLGIGLAIAVLIIIAVAMTKASQAIQPHRIFFILTWLIYALAFKMLGVSIHALQLTNILPSHLVNGLPTIDWAGIYPSWEVLLPQLIFVALIALITVRQHGKE, encoded by the coding sequence TTGGTCAAGCACTCTTTGAATAAATTCTTGATCTTATTAGGTCTTCTTGCCTTGTTCTGGACTCATCCAGTAGCTGCGGAATCTTATAGCGATCTCTTTATCAAGATCACAGATGCAACAACCGCTGTAGAAAATAAGAATCAGGATAAGGCCAAGGCATTAATCGCTGAGATTCAGGCTGATTTTGAATCCAAAGACCACCATGATTCCAAGGCAGGGAAAAAAGTTAGCCAAGCCCTGGCTATAAAAGGGGAGGTAACCAAAAACGATCTTACAAAGATCTCATCTGCCTTGCTCGCTTTTGAAAAAGTGCAAAATCCGGTCGATTTAGAGGCGGAAAAAGATAAACTTGTCAGTCGCCTCGCTCCTTATTTTAAGAACCTACAAGATGCCATTACAGCTAAGGATCTGGATAAAACGCGTCAAACCTATGCAGATCTCAATAATACCTGGACGCGAAACGAAGCGGTAGTAAGAGATCACAGCACAGCCTACTATGGCAAAATCGAGACGGCCATTTCGCTCTTACGCAGTAGTATTGAAACAGAGCCTACCGATTTTACCAACATCCAGTCCTCTTATGATGACCTCAAAAATGGGATTGATGCCTTTGTAAAAGGCGAAGCCATTAGCAGTGCCAGTACGGATTTGACGCTGAACGATGGGATCAAGCTTTTGGAGAAGGCGCAAAGCCAATTCCAATCCGGCGACGATAAATCTGCTGCAGCGACTATGAAGCAGTTCATCACGATCTGGCCAACTATCGAAGGGGATGTCAGCACGACCAATACCAGTCTCTATACGCGCGTAGAGAGTGAATCCCCGGTTATAATGGTCAAGGGGAAAGAAAAAGCCTATCAAGAGAAATTACAAGCCTTGATCAGGGACCTTTCTGCGATCGATACGACAGCTTCTTACAATGCTTTTGATGCCATGTTGATTCTTCTGCGTGAAGGAGTAGAAGCCCTTCTGATCGTTATGGCGCTTGTGACGACCCTTAAGGCTGCTAAGATGAGGAAAGGCCTCAAATGGGTCTACGGTGGAGCTATTGCTGGTGTTCTTGCCAGTGCAGCGATCGCTCTTGTTTTGCAAGTAGCATTTCCAGCCGTTTCTTCGGGGACTAACCGGGAAATCATTGAAGGTGGCGTTGGGATTTTCGCTGTGGTCATGATGATCCTCATCGGAATTTGGCTCCACAGCAACTCTTCAGTCAAACAGTGGAATGCCTTTATGGACCGTCAAATGAAGACAGTGACGGCTACTGGAAGCTTTGTCTCGATGTTTGCTCTCAGTTTCTTAGCAGTCTTTCGTGAAGGGGCTGAGACCATTCTCTTTTATGTCGGGATCATTCCGCGGATTACAACTGCGAATTTCTTACTGGGAATCGGGCTTGCTATAGCCGTTCTCATCATCATTGCAGTGGCCATGACCAAGGCTAGTCAAGCTATCCAACCTCATCGAATCTTTTTCATTCTGACATGGTTGATTTACGCCTTGGCTTTCAAGATGCTCGGTGTCAGCATTCACGCCCTGCAGTTGACCAATATCCTACCAAGCCATTTGGTCAATGGACTTCCAACTATCGATTGGGCGGGCATCTATCCAAGCTGGGAAGTTCTTCTTCCCCAACTAATCTTTGTGGCTTTGATCGCCCTTATCACGGTGAGACAACATGGCAAAGAGTAG
- the tatC gene encoding twin-arginine translocase subunit TatC, with product MAKSRADEMTIVEHLVEFRKRLIAVVLCYIIVFLLAFVFGGELYQALTASLHQKLLVLGPNDILWIYVSLANLTAFSLTLPFIVYQIWQFVRPALKEKEARAVFAYIPASFICFVLGLAFGYFFVSPAILEVLMRLGEGLFDTQLTAQNYLTFLWHTTLPLGVLFELPVLVAFLTSIGLLTPQFLITYRRYAYFVLLVLAVVLTPADFISDLAMTLPLILLFEVSVAISKVIYSRKRRN from the coding sequence ATGGCAAAGAGTAGAGCAGATGAAATGACCATTGTTGAACATTTGGTCGAATTTCGAAAACGATTGATTGCAGTGGTCTTATGTTATATTATCGTCTTTCTGCTGGCTTTTGTATTTGGTGGAGAACTCTACCAAGCCTTGACGGCTAGCCTCCATCAAAAACTGCTGGTACTGGGACCGAATGATATCCTCTGGATCTATGTATCGCTGGCTAATCTCACAGCTTTTAGCCTGACCTTGCCCTTTATTGTCTACCAGATTTGGCAATTTGTAAGGCCGGCTTTGAAGGAGAAGGAGGCGCGTGCAGTCTTTGCCTACATTCCAGCTAGCTTTATTTGCTTTGTACTGGGGCTTGCATTTGGTTATTTCTTTGTCAGCCCAGCTATTTTAGAGGTCTTGATGCGCTTGGGAGAAGGGCTGTTTGATACCCAATTGACGGCACAAAATTATTTAACCTTCTTATGGCACACCACCTTGCCTTTAGGGGTCTTGTTCGAGTTACCAGTTTTGGTCGCTTTTCTGACCTCGATTGGGCTCTTGACACCACAGTTTTTAATAACCTACCGACGTTACGCTTACTTTGTCCTGCTGGTCTTGGCCGTCGTGCTAACCCCTGCAGACTTTATCAGTGACTTGGCCATGACACTCCCTTTGATCCTCTTATTTGAAGTCAGTGTCGCCATCAGTAAAGTCATCTATTCAAGAAAAAGGAGAAACTAA
- a CDS encoding Sec-independent protein translocase subunit TatA/TatB, protein MGILRDIGAPGLIIIILGALLIFGPKRLPELGQSIGKMFAEFKTAVNKGSEEADQDAKEAKEEKE, encoded by the coding sequence ATGGGAATTTTACGTGATATTGGAGCACCAGGTTTGATCATCATCATCCTGGGCGCCCTCTTGATTTTTGGACCAAAACGCCTGCCTGAGTTGGGCCAGTCTATCGGCAAAATGTTTGCTGAATTTAAGACAGCTGTCAATAAAGGCAGTGAAGAAGCAGATCAAGACGCCAAAGAAGCTAAAGAAGAAAAAGAATAA
- a CDS encoding SAP domain-containing protein, translated as MEEHRPDFRDIKSFEEFNRYYWYREELSQICKYLGLEYRCTKKELNHIIEQYFRENRVEKVLRKRNKNQTEIITLNTSLLECGFSFNQKFRDYFSAVTGVNPFKFNADMATAWRKVKRDNNINFTIQDMIKIYYGESDYAKYDNSACQWNQFLKDFCADEFSNHYSNKLKVAAILWNEVRDSKNKKIYSRGLLKEYSYKIEEYCK; from the coding sequence TTGGAAGAACATAGACCTGATTTTAGAGATATAAAATCATTTGAAGAATTTAACAGATACTACTGGTATCGAGAAGAGCTTTCACAAATTTGTAAGTACCTTGGATTAGAATACAGATGTACAAAAAAAGAATTAAATCATATTATAGAACAATATTTTAGGGAAAATAGAGTAGAAAAAGTTTTGAGGAAAAGAAACAAAAATCAAACCGAAATAATAACCCTAAATACATCATTACTTGAATGTGGGTTTTCCTTTAATCAGAAATTTCGTGATTATTTTTCAGCTGTAACAGGTGTTAATCCGTTTAAGTTTAATGCTGATATGGCAACTGCTTGGAGAAAAGTAAAACGGGACAACAACATAAATTTTACAATCCAAGATATGATTAAAATATACTATGGAGAGTCAGACTACGCCAAGTATGATAATTCAGCTTGCCAATGGAATCAATTTCTAAAAGACTTTTGTGCCGATGAATTTAGCAATCATTACTCCAACAAGTTAAAAGTTGCGGCTATCCTTTGGAATGAAGTTAGAGATTCAAAAAATAAAAAAATTTATTCACGGGGACTTCTAAAAGAATATAGCTACAAAATAGAGGAGTACTGTAAGTAA
- a CDS encoding alpha/beta fold hydrolase: protein MQYYFIGGLGGNSYHLAPLMDELGFPVTFLDPYREMIQTENDLRDWFQGRVGQAEEICLFGHSLGGDLARYLATEFPQIQSLILLDGGYLDMEKILPLEEELEGTASFMQQQVFATLEEAVLSELGDGEDPTPIARKAVEASFRWNPASEQYELNLDLEKVMALLRLRRRIKTYQIPLADLPALFIGPRYQEEPEWRKDALKQLDPQIEQVLLDGLGHELYTESPEIVAREVNNWLQNVHK, encoded by the coding sequence ATGCAGTATTATTTTATCGGTGGCCTAGGTGGTAATAGCTACCATCTGGCTCCACTAATGGATGAGCTAGGCTTTCCTGTGACCTTTCTAGATCCCTATAGGGAAATGATTCAGACAGAAAACGATCTTCGTGATTGGTTCCAAGGTCGGGTTGGCCAGGCTGAAGAGATCTGCTTATTTGGGCATTCCTTGGGTGGAGATTTGGCTCGTTATCTGGCTACTGAGTTTCCTCAGATCCAGTCTTTGATTCTCCTGGATGGGGGTTATCTGGATATGGAAAAGATCCTGCCTCTTGAAGAAGAACTAGAAGGAACGGCGTCCTTCATGCAGCAGCAAGTTTTTGCAACTTTAGAAGAAGCCGTGTTATCAGAACTTGGTGATGGAGAAGATCCTACTCCTATAGCGCGAAAAGCAGTAGAGGCTAGCTTTCGCTGGAATCCAGCAAGTGAACAATATGAATTAAATCTGGATCTCGAAAAGGTCATGGCTTTATTGCGTCTACGGCGTCGGATCAAGACTTACCAGATTCCACTGGCGGACCTGCCTGCCCTTTTTATTGGACCTCGGTACCAAGAAGAACCGGAATGGAGAAAAGACGCTCTGAAGCAACTAGATCCCCAGATCGAGCAAGTCTTACTAGATGGTTTGGGGCACGAACTGTATACAGAGTCGCCAGAAATTGTGGCTAGAGAAGTCAACAATTGGCTCCAAAATGTTCATAAATAA
- the guaC gene encoding GMP reductase, which produces MLNEFPIFDYEDIQLIPNKCIINSRSEADTTVQFGKHTFKLPVVPANMQTILDENVAEQLARGGYFYIMHRFDEAGRIPFVKRMHEQGLIASISVGVKEYEYDFVSQLKADAPEYITIDIAHGHADSVIRMIQHIKKELPDTFVIAGNVGTPEAVRELENAGADATKVGIGPGKVCITKVKTGFGTGGWQLAALRWCSKAARKPIIADGGIRTHGDIAKSIRFGASMVMIGSLFAGHIESPGKTVEIDGESFKEYYGSASEYQKGAYKNVEGKKILLPAKGHLQDTLTEMEQDLQSSISYAGGRKLADLKHVDYVIVKNSIWNGDAH; this is translated from the coding sequence ATGTTAAATGAATTTCCTATTTTCGACTATGAAGATATCCAGTTGATTCCCAACAAATGTATCATCAATAGCCGGTCAGAAGCAGACACAACCGTCCAATTTGGTAAGCATACCTTCAAGCTTCCAGTTGTTCCTGCCAATATGCAGACAATCTTGGATGAGAATGTGGCAGAGCAGTTGGCGCGTGGTGGTTACTTCTACATCATGCACCGCTTTGATGAAGCAGGTCGGATTCCTTTTGTCAAACGTATGCATGAGCAGGGTTTGATCGCTTCGATTTCGGTCGGTGTTAAAGAATACGAATACGACTTTGTGAGTCAATTAAAGGCAGATGCACCTGAGTACATTACCATTGATATCGCACATGGTCATGCGGATAGTGTCATTCGGATGATCCAACACATTAAGAAAGAATTACCAGATACCTTTGTCATTGCTGGAAATGTTGGAACACCTGAGGCTGTTCGTGAATTGGAAAATGCGGGAGCTGATGCGACTAAGGTCGGGATTGGTCCTGGTAAGGTTTGTATCACCAAAGTGAAGACTGGATTTGGTACAGGTGGTTGGCAATTGGCTGCTCTTCGCTGGTGCTCAAAAGCAGCGCGTAAGCCAATTATTGCGGACGGTGGGATTCGGACCCATGGTGATATTGCAAAATCGATTCGTTTCGGGGCGTCTATGGTCATGATCGGTTCTCTCTTTGCAGGTCATATTGAAAGTCCTGGTAAAACAGTCGAAATCGATGGAGAGTCTTTTAAAGAGTACTATGGATCTGCTTCAGAGTACCAAAAAGGCGCTTATAAGAACGTCGAAGGCAAGAAGATTCTATTGCCTGCCAAGGGTCATTTGCAAGACACCTTGACAGAAATGGAACAAGATTTGCAAAGTTCGATCTCGTATGCTGGAGGCCGAAAATTAGCAGATTTGAAACATGTTGACTATGTGATCGTTAAGAATTCCATCTGGAATGGCGATGCACACTAA
- a CDS encoding xanthine phosphoribosyltransferase: protein MKLLEERILKDGNVLGENILKVDSFLTHQVDFKLMKEIGQTFADRFKDAGITKVVTIEASGIAPALYVAEALDVPMIFAKKAKNITMNEGILTAEVYSFTKQVTSTVSIAGKFLDPADKVLIIDDFLANGQAAKGLIQIIEQAGAQVEAVGIVIEKSFQDGRGLLEELGYPVVSLARLDRFENGQVVFKEADI from the coding sequence ATGAAATTACTTGAAGAACGCATCTTAAAAGATGGCAACGTTTTAGGTGAGAATATCCTCAAGGTGGACTCCTTTTTGACCCACCAAGTGGATTTCAAACTCATGAAAGAAATTGGCCAGACCTTTGCGGACCGGTTCAAAGATGCGGGTATTACCAAAGTCGTCACCATTGAAGCGTCTGGGATCGCGCCAGCCCTTTATGTAGCAGAAGCACTAGATGTCCCTATGATTTTTGCGAAGAAAGCGAAAAACATTACCATGAATGAGGGGATTTTGACAGCTGAGGTTTATTCCTTCACCAAGCAAGTCACCAGTACGGTTTCAATTGCTGGTAAATTCTTAGATCCAGCGGATAAGGTTTTGATTATTGATGATTTCCTTGCAAATGGCCAAGCAGCTAAGGGCTTGATTCAGATCATCGAACAAGCTGGTGCTCAAGTGGAAGCCGTTGGAATCGTCATTGAAAAATCCTTCCAAGATGGACGGGGATTATTAGAAGAGTTGGGATATCCAGTTGTATCCCTCGCGCGTTTGGACCGTTTTGAAAATGGTCAGGTTGTATTTAAGGAGGCAGACATCTAA
- a CDS encoding nucleobase:cation symporter-2 family protein: MQKQESHSQAAVLGLQHLLAMYSGSILVPIMIAGALGYNAHQLTYLISTDIFMCGVATFLQVQLNKYFGIGLPVVLGVAFQSVAPLSMIGASHGSGAMFGALIVSGIYVILVSGFFSKIANLFPSIVTGSVITTIGLTLIPVAIGNMGNNAPKPTVQSLILAVVTILIILVVNIYTTGFIKSISILIGLIAGTAIAASMGLVDFTPVSQAPVVHVPTPFFFGAPKFEITSILMMCIIATVSMVESTGVYLALSDITKDPINRTRLRNGYRAEGLAVLLGGIFNTFPYTGFSQNVGLVKLSGIKTRLPIYYAAGFLVLLGLLPKFGALAQIIPSPVLGGAMLVMFGFVSIQGMQILARVDFEHNEHNFLIAAVSIAAGVGLNNSTLFNGLPTGFQMFFANGIVVASVLAIVLNAVLNRNKH, from the coding sequence ATGCAAAAACAAGAAAGCCATTCACAGGCCGCTGTTCTAGGCTTGCAGCACTTATTGGCCATGTATTCCGGTTCTATTTTGGTGCCGATCATGATCGCGGGAGCTTTGGGCTACAATGCTCATCAGCTAACTTACCTCATCTCTACAGATATCTTCATGTGTGGGGTCGCAACTTTCCTTCAAGTGCAGCTCAATAAATACTTTGGGATCGGTCTTCCGGTCGTCCTTGGGGTTGCCTTCCAGTCTGTGGCACCTCTTAGCATGATCGGGGCTAGCCATGGTAGTGGTGCCATGTTTGGTGCCTTGATTGTCTCAGGGATTTATGTCATCCTTGTCTCTGGTTTCTTCTCTAAGATTGCTAATCTCTTCCCATCTATTGTAACGGGATCTGTTATTACAACCATTGGTTTGACTTTGATTCCAGTAGCGATTGGAAATATGGGAAATAATGCGCCAAAACCAACCGTTCAAAGCTTGATCTTGGCTGTGGTGACCATTCTCATCATTTTAGTTGTTAATATCTATACGACTGGTTTTATTAAATCCATTTCAATTTTGATTGGTTTGATTGCAGGTACTGCCATTGCGGCTTCTATGGGCTTGGTGGATTTCACACCTGTATCGCAAGCACCAGTGGTTCACGTTCCAACACCTTTCTTCTTTGGAGCTCCTAAGTTTGAAATCACCTCCATCTTAATGATGTGTATCATCGCAACAGTTTCTATGGTGGAATCAACAGGTGTCTATCTCGCTCTTTCTGATATTACCAAAGATCCAATTAATAGAACGCGCCTTCGCAACGGGTATCGCGCTGAAGGGTTGGCTGTTCTCCTCGGTGGTATCTTCAACACCTTCCCTTACACCGGATTCTCACAAAACGTTGGCTTGGTGAAATTGTCTGGTATCAAGACTCGTCTACCAATCTACTACGCGGCTGGTTTCCTTGTCCTTCTTGGTCTCCTTCCTAAGTTTGGAGCTCTGGCACAAATCATTCCAAGTCCAGTTCTTGGGGGAGCGATGCTAGTCATGTTTGGTTTTGTATCGATTCAAGGGATGCAGATTCTTGCGCGTGTTGATTTTGAACACAATGAGCACAATTTCTTGATCGCAGCTGTATCGATTGCTGCAGGGGTTGGTTTGAACAACAGCACCCTCTTCAATGGCCTTCCAACAGGATTCCAAATGTTCTTTGCGAACGGAATTGTCGTTGCCAGTGTCTTGGCGATCGTTCTCAATGCTGTTTTAAACCGCAATAAACACTAA
- a CDS encoding MATE family efflux transporter, translating to MYATYHFKERLRLFLSLFLPILIYQLANYSASFVDTAMTGQYRTLDLAGVSTATSLWNPFFTFLTGIVSALTPIVGHHLGKGNKERIAGDFYQFLYLSFGMAILLIGFVWGIAPMILKQIGLENVVAQIAIRYLYFLSLGILPLLLFSIVRTFLDTLGMTRLSMYLMLLLLPLNACFNYILIYGAFGFPEMGGAGAGLGTSLAYWVLLAIAVLILCKHPKVAPFQLWKPQPYDFKGMKEVLRLGLPIGGIVFAEVIIFSLVGLLMAKFPSLTIASHQSAMNFSTLMYAFPVSISSTMAIIVSYELGAGRPEVVKQYCRLGRLTAFGFAIVTLVFLYTFRFQLAGLYGKDPVFVQQTAIFMTYSLFFQVADTFAAPLQGILRGYKDTTVPFLLGVFSYWCISIPLGIFLDHVTNLGPYAYWIGLISSLVVSGICYQLRLWQIEKKQTN from the coding sequence ATGTATGCAACCTATCACTTTAAAGAGCGCTTGCGCTTGTTTTTGAGTCTATTTTTGCCGATTTTGATCTATCAATTGGCCAATTATTCGGCCAGCTTTGTCGATACAGCCATGACCGGTCAGTACCGGACCCTTGATTTGGCTGGTGTTTCTACAGCTACCAGTCTGTGGAATCCATTTTTTACTTTTCTGACAGGGATTGTCTCTGCGCTGACACCGATTGTTGGGCATCATTTAGGAAAGGGAAATAAAGAACGGATTGCTGGCGATTTTTACCAATTCCTCTATCTGTCATTTGGTATGGCCATTCTCTTAATAGGCTTTGTTTGGGGGATTGCACCCATGATTCTCAAGCAGATCGGCTTAGAAAATGTTGTTGCTCAAATAGCCATTCGCTACTTATATTTCCTTTCTCTAGGAATCTTACCTTTGTTGCTCTTTAGTATCGTGCGGACCTTCCTCGATACCTTGGGCATGACGCGTCTATCCATGTACTTGATGCTCTTGCTCTTGCCTTTGAATGCTTGTTTTAACTATATCCTGATCTATGGAGCATTTGGTTTTCCTGAGATGGGAGGAGCAGGAGCAGGTCTTGGAACCTCTCTGGCCTACTGGGTCTTGTTGGCCATTGCGGTTTTGATCTTGTGCAAACACCCCAAGGTAGCACCTTTCCAATTGTGGAAGCCTCAACCTTATGATTTTAAAGGGATGAAAGAAGTACTGCGCCTTGGGCTTCCAATTGGTGGAATTGTTTTTGCAGAAGTCATCATCTTCTCGCTGGTTGGTTTGTTAATGGCAAAATTCCCATCACTGACCATTGCGAGCCACCAATCGGCCATGAATTTTTCTACCCTGATGTATGCTTTCCCAGTTAGTATCTCCAGTACTATGGCGATTATCGTATCTTACGAACTGGGAGCAGGAAGACCAGAAGTGGTCAAACAATATTGCCGTTTGGGACGACTGACAGCCTTTGGTTTTGCCATTGTCACCCTCGTCTTTCTCTATACATTCCGCTTCCAACTAGCAGGACTATACGGGAAGGATCCAGTCTTTGTGCAGCAAACAGCGATTTTCATGACTTATAGTCTCTTTTTCCAAGTGGCTGATACTTTTGCAGCACCTCTACAAGGGATTTTGCGGGGCTATAAGGATACAACCGTTCCTTTCTTATTAGGTGTCTTTAGTTATTGGTGCATCTCTATCCCACTAGGGATTTTCCTTGACCATGTGACCAACTTGGGTCCATACGCTTATTGGATCGGCCTTATTTCTAGCCTTGTCGTGAGTGGAATTTGTTACCAACTTCGGCTCTGGCAGATCGAAAAAAAGCAAACAAACTAA